The genomic interval CTTCGGGCAATATGCAGGGTATGACACCACAGACATTGTTTTAGAAATTGTAGCGGCAGTTTTTACGATAGCATCAGTTTGGTATTCTAAAAAGAACAATGTTTTAGTATTCCCAACTGGTATGGTGTGTACGGCAATATTTGTCTACTTGCTTTTAAAGTGGGGGTTGCTAGGCGATATGATGATTAATGGGTATTACTTCATTATGAGTGTTTATGGCTGGTATGTATGGACACGTCGTGTTGAAGGAGATGAGGTTACACCAATCACCACTACATCAAAGAAAGAGCATGTTATATCTTTATTTATATTTATAGCAACGGTATTCTTTGTGTATGCAGTATATCTGTTTTTTGACAAGATAGAGTCATGGATTTCCTACATAGATATGCTTACTACTGGGATTTTCTTCGTGGGGATGTGGCTTATGGCAAAGCGTAAAATCGAAAATTGGATTTACTGGATTATAGGAGACATTATTACTGTGCCATTGTATTTTTATAAAGGATTAACCTTTAGCAGTATTTTATATTTAGCACTTACAATCATTGCTGTTTACGGATATTTAGAATGGAAGAAGAACTTAGACAAATCAAAAGCGATTGCATAAGAGTATGTCTTTTTGGACCAGAGAGCAGTGGGAAAAGTACGCTTTCGCGAAAGCTTTCAGAGCACTATAACGCACCCCTAGTACCAGAGTTTGCTCGGGAATATTTACAAGAATTATGGGAAAATAAAGGTAAAATTTGCAGACCTAAAGACCTAATCCCTATTGCTGTTGGTCAAATGAAGCTTGAAAACGAAGCGGCAAAGAGCACAGATAGGCTTATTATATGCGATACAGATTTACTTTCAACAAAGGTTTACAGCGAAGCCTATTATGATGGATGGGCTCCAGAACTTCTCAAAAAAATGGCTCTAGAAAACACCTATGATTTATATATCTTAACGTATGTTGATACACCTTGGGAAGCAGATGATTTAAGGGATAGGCCAGAAAGAAGAGAAGAGATGTTTGGTTATTTTAAGAATGAATTAGACACCAATGATAGAAAATATATACAAGTTGAAGGGAATGTAGATCAAAGATTAGAAATTGCTACGAAGAATATTAATGAGATTTTGAATTAATGCTTACAAAGAAAGATATAGAATTTATTAACGACAGAGAAAATGCTGTAGCAGAAGTGAATAAGCAATATGAAATACTCAGAAGAGGTATTGCATATACAGATTTAATTGCTCCTGCAACTGCAGGCGATGGCATCACTGTGCTAGGTACTGACCAACAAGAGAAGTTTTGTGAGGTATTTGAT from Dokdonia sp. Hel_I_53 carries:
- the pnuC gene encoding nicotinamide riboside transporter PnuC, producing MSQIFDFLFGQYAGYDTTDIVLEIVAAVFTIASVWYSKKNNVLVFPTGMVCTAIFVYLLLKWGLLGDMMINGYYFIMSVYGWYVWTRRVEGDEVTPITTTSKKEHVISLFIFIATVFFVYAVYLFFDKIESWISYIDMLTTGIFFVGMWLMAKRKIENWIYWIIGDIITVPLYFYKGLTFSSILYLALTIIAVYGYLEWKKNLDKSKAIA
- a CDS encoding AAA family ATPase; this translates as MEEELRQIKSDCIRVCLFGPESSGKSTLSRKLSEHYNAPLVPEFAREYLQELWENKGKICRPKDLIPIAVGQMKLENEAAKSTDRLIICDTDLLSTKVYSEAYYDGWAPELLKKMALENTYDLYILTYVDTPWEADDLRDRPERREEMFGYFKNELDTNDRKYIQVEGNVDQRLEIATKNINEILN